The Primulina huaijiensis isolate GDHJ02 chromosome 10, ASM1229523v2, whole genome shotgun sequence region TGGGCCCTTTTCCACGTGATTGATTATCAATTCAAATTCCTATAAATCTGAGAACCTTAATATTTCGTCACAAAAtatcaagaaatcaagaaaaagaaaacatggCCGCAGCTAAACTGATAATCTCACTCGCAATTCTCTCCCTCCTCTACGTTTTTAGCCAACACAAGGCGGTCGCCACCGCCGCCGGCGGCCAGGTCATCGGCAACAGTTTCATTAGAACTTCATGCGGTACCACAACATACCCTAATCTTTGCATCACATCCCTCTCTGCGTACGCATCGACTATTCAAAAAAGCCCGCGACAATTAGTCACCACCGCATTGTCCGTGAGCATCGACCAGGCCAAATATTCGAAGCAGCACATCCAAAAGCTCATTAAGTTCCACGGGCTCAAGCGTGGAGAATACGCAGCCCTGAAAGATTGCCTGGAAGTGATCACCGAAGGCGTGGATCGTCTCGCCAAGTCTGCTCAAGAGCTAAAAAACATGGGCCCGGCCGGAGGTCCCCAATACTTCTGGCACATGAGCAACCTACAGACGTGGGTAAGCGCCGCCCTCACCGACGAAACCACGTGCCTGGATGGGTTTTCTGGCAAGGCTATGGATGGCCGGATCAAGACCTCGATCAAGGCCCGAATGACAAATGTGGCACAAGTAACTAGTAATGCTTTGGCTTTGTGCACTCAGTTTGCTGGGAAATATTAAAGTAATCAGAGTGGGTTTTCCATATTAAATgtacaatataatatatattaattatagaaTTATGAGTTATGTGCccttttaattttaatgatgAGCTCTTCTTGTCTCTCTTCACTTACTATATAGTTATATTTCTATTTatattatctaatttttttttaaaaaaaatttatttttcccttAATGACTTTCAAGCTTTTTAATTGAAGCTGTTAAAAGACTAAGAAAATATGAGATAAAAGTTGTAAGTTAAATCAACAAGTTCGATATAAAGGAAAGACACGTCGAATCGATGTTTTTTTCGTCGCGGAAGAAGATTATTACAATTGAATTTAAACCCGATATGTAAATGGTTCTTTTTCTATTATCATACATTGTATTAGCAACCACTGGCtagaaaaaagaaattttgagattcaataaaaaaattaaaattttaaaaaagtagatataaatttataatttttcaagAGAGTGTAGTCGGTGGAAAAGAACATAGTGTGGAGTAGGCAACAATTAATGGTAGCAGTTGGTAAAGTAATAAAGAATGTGAATCGGTGACATTGTAGGAAGACATTAAATGACCACTAACAAAGACTTTTGGTGCATAACCATGTGGAATGCTTAANattactttttattgtgaatatcggtaggattgacctgtctcacataGACATActcttttttaattaattattcaaatagTTTTTCAATAATTTGATATCAGTTTTCCGGTTCAAACGATAAAAATATGCATGATCCTGTCCTTAGACTAACATCTTctattgcttttttttttcttttcaagaaCTGAATGAGAAGTATCCGAGTTTTTAgcccaaatataaatttgaatataataattaattagtgGCCCAACGTTCACGCCCCCCGAActagaataaaaatatataaccaACATTTTcagaatttcatattttataaaaaaattttaaaaaaaattaaatcatttaagtttaaatataagattcaatagtttttttttaatactttaaCGATGCGACTAATATATGCATAATGCAACATTGGGTCGATGAGATAATAAGTTTATTACCATATATTGTTGTGATATACCCATCTGTATGACTACTAATAttgaaacaaattaaaattaatgaaaaacatattaattatttaatttctgtgaaaaatcaaatcattagtTTGAGTCATAGAAAATAACATTGTCATAAGACTAAAAACAACTCTAATAATCTACCTACATGTAAGgacatgcttgatttaaaactTCAACACGAATTGGATTTTTAAGCTCAAACTTAATTCAAATTAAGCTCGAACATTTAATGTTTTCGACTCAGATTCGATTCCAATTAGAACTCGAGTTGAAATTTGACTTAAAACATTCGAACATGTTAATGAGTTATTTGAACTATTGTTTGGAAATAAATAATCGAAAAGTTCGAaagatatttatataataattaattgtatTATATTGATAAACTATTAAAACACACGTACTGTCAATTAACAAAGTAATTTGGTCTCGACTTCGCCTCATAAAAAAATTCCGCTCCAATTCAATAATTTCGATTACAAGTCAATTGTTCATCCTAAAGCAGGAAAAAGAAAGTCTTTCACTACACTCAGTTTCTCTATCAAGATTTCGAATCATGGAAATAACATCCTCTATTTTATCTTTTAAGGCATtgtttggtacacatgatatgATAAAcgtgtgatatataatataatgataagttaaagataaataagatgtaggatattatatttaatgtttggtatgattttaataagagtgattaaatttatatattagattgtaatgacaaaattaaccttatcataataaattttataatttcaaagttgttgcttgagttatTTTCAGAattcacaaatatttttttaaatattttcagaatttataaatatttttttaaatattttcagaatt contains the following coding sequences:
- the LOC140985547 gene encoding 21 kDa protein-like, which encodes MAAAKLIISLAILSLLYVFSQHKAVATAAGGQVIGNSFIRTSCGTTTYPNLCITSLSAYASTIQKSPRQLVTTALSVSIDQAKYSKQHIQKLIKFHGLKRGEYAALKDCLEVITEGVDRLAKSAQELKNMGPAGGPQYFWHMSNLQTWVSAALTDETTCLDGFSGKAMDGRIKTSIKARMTNVAQVTSNALALCTQFAGKY